In the genome of Labrus mixtus chromosome 21, fLabMix1.1, whole genome shotgun sequence, one region contains:
- the ndufaf8 gene encoding NADH dehydrogenase [ubiquinone] 1 alpha subcomplex assembly factor 8 → MSGSNVWSRNREKLRLFPELLAQCSAEAAVYGKCVAATTTGRHELKKDLCAKEFEALKSCFMNAAKKKPK, encoded by the exons ATGTCTGGGTCAAATGTTTGGAGTCGTAACCGAGAGAAATTAAGACTTTTCCCTGAACTTTTGGCACAGTGTTCTGCAGAG GCTGCGGTGTATGGGAAGTGTGTGGCAGCGACTACAACAGGCAGACACGAGCTGAAGAAAGACCTTTGTGCCAAGGAGTTTGAAGCACTGAAGAGCTGCtttatgaatgca gcCAAGAAAAAACCCAAGTGA